The following coding sequences lie in one Hypanus sabinus isolate sHypSab1 unplaced genomic scaffold, sHypSab1.hap1 scaffold_62, whole genome shotgun sequence genomic window:
- the LOC132389630 gene encoding oocyte zinc finger protein XlCOF6-like, whose product MLSIYTGGIHLSAQSSWLMMAHQRVHTGVRPFTCSDCGKGFTLSAHLLSHQSVHTGERPFTCSDCGKGFTLSSNLKLHQRIHSGERLFTCSDCGKGLALSSHLLRHQLVHTGERPFTCSDCGKRFTSSSQLKVHQRVHTGERPFTCSDCGKGFTQSSHLQAHQRVHTGERPFTCSDCGKGFTQSSHLQAHQRVHTGERPFTCSDCGKGFTQSSHLQAHQRVHTGERSFTCSDCGKGFTLSYKLKVHQRVHTGEKPFSCLDCGKEFALSSHLLRHQLVHTGERPFTCSDCGKGFTSSFKLKVHQRVHTGEKPFTCSDCGKRFTSSSQLEIHQQVHTGERPFTCSDCGKGFTQSSHLQAHQRVHTGERPFTCSDCGKGFTQSSHLQAYQRVHTGERPFTCSDCGKGFTQSSYQRAHQRVHTGEKPFTCSECGKGFTQSSHLQAHQRVHTGERPFTCSECGKRFTLSSQLKVHQRVHTGERPFTCSDCGKGFTQSSHLQAHQRVHTGERPFTCSDCGKRFTSSSQLEIHQQVHTGERSFTCSDCGKGFTQSSHLRAHQRVHTGERPFTCSDCGKGFTQSSHLQAHQRVHTGERPFTCSLCGKGFALSSHLLRHQRVHTGERPFTCSVCGKGFTQSSHVRAHYSVHTRETLDTCSDFGKRFSQSNQPNVHH is encoded by the exons ATGCTGTCAATTTACACGGGGGGAATCCATTTATCTGCTCAGTCATCATGGCTCatgatggctcaccagcgagttcacaccggggtgcggccattcacctgctcagactgtgggaagggattcacgttGTCAGCtcacctactgagtcatcagtcagttcacacgggtgagaggccattcacctgctctgactgtgggaaaggattcactttgtcatctaATCTTAAgctacatcagcgaattcactctggggagaggctgttcacctgctcagactgtgggaagggattggcgTTGTCTTcccacctactgagacatcagttagtacacactggtgagaggccgttcacctgctcggactgtgggaaaagattcacttcgtcatctcaacttaaggtacatcagcgagttcacactggggagaggccattcacctgctcggactgtggaaaaggattcactcagtcatcccacctacaagcacatcagcgagttcacactggtgagaggccattcacctgctcggactgtggaaaaggattcactcagtcatcccacctacaagcacatcagcgagttcacactggggagaggccattcacctgctcagactgtggaaaaggattcactcagtcatcccacctacaagcacatcagcgagttcacactggggagaggtcgttcacctgctcagactgtgggaaaggattcactttgtcatataaacttaaggtacatcagcgagttcacactggggagaagccattctcctgcttagactgtgggaaggaatttgcgttgtcatctcacctactgagacatcagttagtacacactggtgagaggccattcacctgctctgactgtgggaaaggattcacttcatcatttaaacttaaggtacatcagcgagttcacactggggagaagccgttcacctgctcggactgtgggaaaagattcacttcgtcatctcaactggagattcatcagcaagttcacactggggagaggccattcacctgctcagactgtgggaaaggattcactcagtcatcccacctacaagcacatcagcgagttcacactggggagaggccattcacctgctcagactgtgggaaaggattcactcagtcatcccacctacaagcatatcagcgagttcacactggggagaggccattcacctgctcggactgtgggaaaggattcactcagtcatcctacCAGcgagcacatcagcgagttcacactggtgagaagccgttcacctgctcagaatgtgggaagggattcactcagtcatcccacctacaagcacatcagcgagttcacactggagagaggccgttcacctgctcagaatgtgggaaaagattcactttgtcatctcaacttaaagtacatcagcgagttcacactggtgagaggccgttcacctgctcagactgtgggaaaggattcactcagtcatcccacctacaagcacatcagcgagttcacactggggagaggccgttcacctgctcggactgtgggaaaagattcacttcgtcatctcaactggagattcatcagcaagttcacactggggagaggtcattcacctgctcggactgtgggaaaggattcactcagtcatcccacctgcgagcacatcagcgagttcacactggagagaggccattcacctgctcggactgtgggaagggattcactcagtcatcccacctacaagcacatcagcgagttcacactggagagaggccgttcacctgctcattgtgtgggaagggattcgcgttgtcctctcacctactgagac atcagcgagttcacactggggagaggccgttcacctgctcagtctgtggaaaaggattcactcagtcatcccacgtGCGAGCACACTActcagttcacaccagggagactCTAGACACCTGCTCggactttgggaagagattctctcagtcaaatcaaccaaatgtgcatcattga